The following coding sequences are from one Nilaparvata lugens isolate BPH chromosome 4, ASM1435652v1, whole genome shotgun sequence window:
- the LOC120351210 gene encoding uncharacterized protein LOC120351210: protein MRPMKSVGGLTHGRGMNESTVNKWILGTPYFIKINEALEEFLDISITYSEQHVELRKSRKLRDQADIDKFTTWFRQHNPLNKESGELVSLSSGFISDESVNCDQAYDIGCAAMKTMIALKN from the exons ATGAGGCCAATGAAATCTGTAGGAGGACTCACTCATGGAAGGGGAATGAATGAAAGTACTGTGAATAAATGGATTCTTGGGACACCATACTTCATAAAGATTAATGAAGCATTAGAGGAGTTCTTAGACATTTCTATTACCTACAGTGAACAACATGTTGAGCTGAGAAAGTCAAGAAAACTCAGAGACCAAGCTGATATTGATAAGTTCACCACATGGTTCAGACAACACAATCCATTAAATAAGGAATCTGGAGAGCTAGTTTCATTATCATCTGGTTTCATCAGTGATGAGTCAGTCAACTGTGACCAAGCCTATGACATAGGTTGTGCTGCTATGAAGACAATG ATAGctctcaaaaattga